From one Nothobranchius furzeri strain GRZ-AD chromosome 2, NfurGRZ-RIMD1, whole genome shotgun sequence genomic stretch:
- the LOC139061555 gene encoding uncharacterized protein, which yields MDTDVPQLVLVKEEAPEEQSAGVDQQDPEHLHIKEEQEELWTSLEGEHLCLKEETEAVGFPVTAVSIKSEDDEEKPLVSQLHQQQIEDRDVPTSSSADQMAAETGGGAGTSRNPDLNPHEQTSDSSETEVSGDDEDDDDDDDGVNLDSELSDSGSETGDEDDDWNESRSSESDGKSVNKFFTSGLSRDT from the coding sequence atgttccacagctggtgctggttaaagaagaagctcctgaagaacagagtgctggtgtggaccagcaggacccagaacacctccacataaaggaggaacaggaggagctctggaccagtctggagggagagcatctctgtttgaaggaggagactgaagctgtcgggtttcctgttactgctgtttctataaagagtgaggatgatgaagagaaacctctggtctcacagcttcatcagcagcaaatagaagacagagatgttccaaccagcagctcagctgaccagatggcagcagaaactggtggaggagcaggaactagcaggaacccagatctgaaccctcatgaacaaacatctgattcttcagagactgaagttagcggagatgatgaagatgatgatgatgatgatgatggtgtgaatctggactctgagctgtcagactctgggtctgaaactggagatgaagatgatgactggaatgagagcaggtcttctgagtcagatggtaagtctgtcaacaagttcttcacaagtggtctctccagagacacgtga